One segment of candidate division TA06 bacterium DNA contains the following:
- the nadB gene encoding L-aspartate oxidase, with the protein MAGLTFALNASEHAKVVVVTKKEQAESNTNYAQGGIAAVFGDDDSYDLHEEDTIQAGAGLCNERAVKIMVEEGPRLIDELVDLGAHFTGSGSRFDLWREGGHSRERVIHFEDRTGYEIERALIQKVKARDNILILENRTAVDLILDENGCRGAYVFDNESGKLEAFVASTTMLAAGGAGQTYLHTTNPPIATGDGIAMAYRAGAKIANMEFVQFHPTSLYFPGTGDRALLISEATRGAGAVLRTRSGEAFMEKYSDKGSLASRDVVARAIDSELKIRGDEFVYLDMTGTGARKIRSKFPNIYKACLERGIDMTSQPIPVVPAAHYMCGGVLTDTEARTSLPRLYCAGETAYTGVHGANRLASNSLLEALVFSKRAYRSAVGEKAAAPPPRLEPPFQKGSSGAKERVVITHTRFEIKRLMWDYVGIVRNSARLKKARLRIDELIKEVEEMFSDLPIGSQLLELRNLASVSLMVIACANMRKESRGLHYNKDYPDRDDEHWKHNTILQVSNPQ; encoded by the coding sequence ATGGCCGGACTCACGTTTGCCTTGAATGCGTCAGAGCACGCAAAGGTTGTTGTGGTCACCAAGAAAGAGCAGGCGGAGTCCAACACCAACTATGCCCAGGGAGGGATAGCCGCCGTATTCGGTGATGATGACAGTTACGATCTCCATGAGGAGGACACAATACAAGCAGGCGCTGGACTGTGTAACGAGAGGGCAGTCAAAATAATGGTCGAAGAGGGTCCAAGGTTGATAGATGAACTGGTTGATTTAGGCGCTCACTTCACTGGGTCAGGTTCCAGATTTGATCTATGGAGAGAAGGCGGCCATTCCAGAGAGAGGGTCATCCATTTCGAAGACCGGACCGGCTATGAAATTGAGAGGGCTCTAATCCAGAAGGTAAAGGCCAGGGACAATATCCTTATTCTTGAAAATAGAACTGCGGTAGACCTCATACTAGATGAGAATGGTTGTCGAGGCGCATATGTGTTCGACAATGAGAGCGGCAAATTGGAGGCCTTTGTTGCCAGTACGACCATGTTGGCTGCCGGGGGAGCCGGCCAGACCTATCTTCACACCACTAATCCCCCAATAGCCACAGGGGATGGGATCGCAATGGCTTACAGAGCAGGTGCAAAGATAGCAAACATGGAGTTTGTTCAGTTCCATCCCACATCACTCTACTTCCCGGGAACCGGAGATAGGGCTCTTCTGATATCTGAGGCTACCAGGGGGGCTGGTGCAGTCCTGAGGACCAGGTCCGGTGAGGCTTTCATGGAAAAGTACAGTGACAAAGGCAGTCTCGCATCAAGGGATGTGGTGGCCAGAGCAATTGACAGCGAACTCAAGATCCGCGGTGATGAGTTTGTATATCTGGACATGACCGGCACAGGGGCACGGAAGATCAGATCCAAGTTTCCAAACATATATAAGGCGTGCCTTGAGAGAGGGATTGACATGACAAGTCAGCCAATTCCTGTTGTTCCTGCTGCCCACTACATGTGCGGGGGAGTTCTCACCGATACTGAAGCAAGGACTTCGCTTCCAAGGCTCTACTGTGCTGGTGAAACCGCCTACACTGGTGTGCACGGTGCAAATCGGCTTGCAAGCAATTCCCTGTTGGAAGCTCTCGTCTTCTCCAAGCGTGCGTACAGATCAGCAGTAGGGGAGAAGGCAGCCGCACCACCTCCTCGTCTGGAGCCGCCTTTTCAAAAGGGATCGTCTGGGGCCAAAGAAAGGGTAGTCATCACCCATACACGCTTCGAGATTAAAAGGTTAATGTGGGACTACGTGGGGATTGTCAGAAATTCAGCAAGACTGAAGAAAGCACGACTCAGAATTGATGAACTGATCAAAGAGGTGGAGGAGATGTTCTCGGATCTTCCCATAGGCAGTCAATTGCTGGAGCTTAGAAACCTGGCATCTGTCTCCCTGATGGTGATTGCCTGCGCGAACATGAGGAAAGAGTCGAGAGGACTCCATTACAATAAGGACTATCCAGATAGGGATGATGAGCATTGGAAACACAATACAATACTACAGGTTTCTAATCCGCAGTAG